The sequence below is a genomic window from Cedecea neteri.
GAGCCGGTAATCAGCCAGACGTCGGCATCCGGGCTGTGCAGATAATCCGTGAGGCGCTGCTGGACGACGGGGAATGCCCTCACCTTCTGCCGGAACCAGGCGACAAATTCGCTTTGCAGCTGCTGAAGCCGGGCCTCGCTGCGCCCAAACGTGATACCCCATAACAGCAGGCTCATCGGCTGTCGGGCCGCACTGCCTTTGATCAGCATCATGCCGCCAATCAGCGGCAGCAACATAATAACCAACGGCACGTTCAGCGGCAGGCGGCGCAGGAGATAAAACATGAAGCTGCCGAACATGTCCTGCTGATGCAGGGTGCCATCCAGGTCAAAAAAGATGACGCGGCGCGGGTGATGAGGTGTCAATTCAGGCTCCTTTGGGACTCGCGTTCACGAAACGACGCAAGCTAAAGCCTAACAGATAGCCCCGTGATTTTCCGCGCGCTTTCCAGGCTGAACACAACAGAATATTTAATTCGGAAACATTGCTCTATAATGGAATTTATAATTCGCTCAGATGCTTACCAAAGCAAGTCGTTATCAGAATTGCCGCCCCGGAGGTGAAATGAACTGTTTACTGCGCATTCGAAGCCGTTACGCCATGCTGGCCCAAAGCGACCGCAA
It includes:
- the yfhb gene encoding phosphatidylglycerophosphatase C, encoding MTPHHPRRVIFFDLDGTLHQQDMFGSFMFYLLRRLPLNVPLVIMLLPLIGGMMLIKGSAARQPMSLLLWGITFGRSEARLQQLQSEFVAWFRQKVRAFPVVQQRLTDYLHSPDADVWLITGSPQPLVEKVYFDTPWLPEVKVIASQIARAHGGWILTLRCLGHEKVVQLEQHLGAPLRLYSGYSDSHQDNPLLFFCEHRWRVTPQGELQQLE